The genomic segment TAGCTAAAATTGAGGCGGACACAATGGAGAAAGTTAAGGAGACGATCACTTGGAACATCAGGCGCCTCGACAAAGTGAGATCAACCCTCACAATGATCGTGGTAGAAAGCTGACCACTTCGAAGAACCAAAAAGAAGAACATTCTAAACCCGCAACAAATAATGAGAAACTCATGCTAGTCGAGATAGGGCTCGACGACACCGACTCAGCTGACGGCATGTGCACCACCTACATCGCACACCGACTAACCGAACGCCTCCTGAAAACCGGTGTAGTAGAAGCATCAGACTATCCTCGGCTAATCAGACTCAACCCCAATATTCCTTGGAAGACCCGTGGAAACGGGGCAGTCACCATCTCGGTGAGAACCAGGGATCCGAACACTGTATTTCATGAAGCCTGCCGAGCCGTCGAAGAGTACTCTGAGGCTGGGAGAGGAGCAGCAGACCCAGGAGTCGTCGTCTCAACTCTCAAACAGATACCTGCAGATATCAAACAGTTCGCAGAGAAGGCTCTGTCAGAAGTGGTCACTCGACGAGAAGCCCTCCGACTAATGAAAAAGTATGATATGCAGTTCAGAGGATGGGGGACGCAGAGAGGATTAATCGGCGCCTTAGCAGCTATCGGCAGCCGGCTTGAAGAAGGAGAGGACAGCACCTTTGAGCTGCTCGCATTCCGTTCACAGGAGAACTGGGGAGTCAAAAAACGCAAAGTCGATCCTGTCTCAGTTAAAGAAATGAGCCTGAAGACTCATCTGCACACCTTCAACAGCTTCGACGAGGAGAAGGAGCGCGTAATGATTACGCCTAGAGGACCTGATCCAGTGCTGCTCGGAATCCGTGGTGAAGACCCTGAGGCTCTGCTGGAGGCCTACCGCATCGTGAAGATCAGCGAGGCTGTAGACGGCCGCATGATATTCAAGAGCAACCAAGGCACCGGAGTCCACCTGAAACCTGAGCTAAACCCAGCGGAGCTGAAAGCATACCGCGCAGGCCACCTGAAATGCACCGTCTCGAAGAAACCGTGGATCGAGAGAGGAGGCCACGTCTACTTTGAAGCTGAAAACGGAGGCCACACAGTCACCTGCGCCGCATACGAGCCGACCGGAGGCTTCCGGAAAACGGTGCTCAACCTCATCCTTGGAGATGAGGTCGATATTGGAGGAAGCATTCGGAAGAAGAGCAGGAAACACGGCGCCGCAATCAACCTCGAATACATCCGTGTACTGGAGTTAGCTAAGAACATCTCAGTATCTAACCCGCTGTGCAGAAGATGCGGAAGAAGAATGGAGTCTCAGGGCAGAGGACAACCCTTCCGCTGCAGCGCCTGCGGCCTAGAAGATCCCTTAGCAGAAAAAATCAGGGCGGAGCAGCCCAGAGCCATTCAGAGAAGCCTCTACCTACCCCCTCCACGAGCACAGCGACACCTCACCAAACCGTTGCAGCGATACCAAGCAACTGACCGAAGACCAGCGAAACTGATAGAAGACTGGTTCGAACCTGCGGCCATTACCGCTCAGGTAGGTAAGTAAGCAAGCTAAGACTTAAGAAAACAATAGGAAACAGAGGAGACGGGCTCGTCCTGATATGGGCAGAATTGGAAGAATCTATCGACGTATTTGGAGCTTAGTTATGAGGAGACCCACCAACTTCAGCTGGGTCATACCTAAACAGCTAGCAGGCAGCGGTCGCCCGATGGCTGAACGCGATCTCCGCTGGTGGAGGAAACAAGGTGTCGAGGCGGTAATCACCCTCACTGAATACCCGATACCTGACGAATGGGTCAAATCATCTGGAGTAAGATACCTGCATAACCCGCTGCAAGACCACAACGCACCCTCAGTTGAAGAGATCGACCGAGCCCTAGACTTCATTTTGAAGCAGAT from the Nitrososphaerota archaeon genome contains:
- a CDS encoding tRNA(Ile)(2)-agmatinylcytidine synthase, which codes for MLVEIGLDDTDSADGMCTTYIAHRLTERLLKTGVVEASDYPRLIRLNPNIPWKTRGNGAVTISVRTRDPNTVFHEACRAVEEYSEAGRGAADPGVVVSTLKQIPADIKQFAEKALSEVVTRREALRLMKKYDMQFRGWGTQRGLIGALAAIGSRLEEGEDSTFELLAFRSQENWGVKKRKVDPVSVKEMSLKTHLHTFNSFDEEKERVMITPRGPDPVLLGIRGEDPEALLEAYRIVKISEAVDGRMIFKSNQGTGVHLKPELNPAELKAYRAGHLKCTVSKKPWIERGGHVYFEAENGGHTVTCAAYEPTGGFRKTVLNLILGDEVDIGGSIRKKSRKHGAAINLEYIRVLELAKNISVSNPLCRRCGRRMESQGRGQPFRCSACGLEDPLAEKIRAEQPRAIQRSLYLPPPRAQRHLTKPLQRYQATDRRPAKLIEDWFEPAAITAQVGK
- a CDS encoding dual specificity protein phosphatase family protein, giving the protein MGRIGRIYRRIWSLVMRRPTNFSWVIPKQLAGSGRPMAERDLRWWRKQGVEAVITLTEYPIPDEWVKSSGVRYLHNPLQDHNAPSVEEIDRALDFILKQMDDGKPVVVHCAAGQGRTGSVLAGYFIKQQGLSAEEAIRKIRQIRPRSIEGRQEQSLYRYEEYLKNGKKK